CTTTCTCAACAGTTGAAGAATTTATTAAAGGTCTTCCAACATACTCCTTTAAAGCAACTTCCATAAATTCGGGTTGTTGTATGTCCAGAGATAAAGGAATTGAACCTATTTTATCAAGAATTATTATACTTTTTTCAAAATGTTTTTTATCAAGCAATTTTTCAATACCAAGATTTATATCTAATACATGTGACCCTTCTTTTTCCTGAGCTGTTGCAAGATTTACCATTCTATCAAAATTATATTCCCTTATAGCATTTTGGAAATTTTTCTTTCCTGAAGCATTTATCCTTTCGCCTATTATAAGAAATGGTTCTGTTTCTCTTAATATAGTTCTACTTGAGAGAAACTGTTTTTTTATAGTCTCTCTTTTTCTAACTCTTGTCTTGCCAATAAATTCTCTCATAAGTTTGATATGTTCTGGGCCTGTGCCACAACAACCGCCAATAATATTTGCACCAAGATGAACAAAATCTTCCATATATACAGAAAATTTTTCAGGTGTTGTATTGTAAATTACACTTCCGTCTGGCTGAAGTTTAGGTTTTCCAGCATTTGGTTCAACGCTTATGGGCTTTTTTGAGTATTTTGAAAGTGTTTGAAATACCTTAATCATTTCTTCAGGAGTTAAAGTACAATTCATTCCTATAACGTCTACATCAAGATCATTAAATAATGTGGCAAATATTTCAACACTTGTTCCTGTTACTGTTCGTCCATTTTCTTCAAATGTAAGATGTGCAATTATAGGAATATTATTATCCAGATCCCTTAATGCTAAAAATGCAGCTTTTAATTCTTTTAAATCAGACATTGTTTCTATTATAAAACCGTCAATACCTGCGTTTAAGAGAATTTCTCCCTGCTCCTTAAATACCTCATATGCTTCATCAAATGATAATTCGCCGAGGGGAGTTAATAATATTCCTGTTGAGGATATATCTCCAAGAATTTTTACGTTAGAATTTTTAGCAGCATCTTTCGCTATTTTTACAGCATGAAAATTAATATCTTTAATATTCTCTTTAACCTTTAATGATTGCATTTTTAATCTATTTGCACTAAAAGTATTTGTTAATAAAAAATCAACACCAGCATTTACATAAGCTTTTTGTAATGTGTATACTGCATCTGGATTTGTTATATTCAACAATTCAATAGGCATTCTACCTCTAATACCCATTTTGAAAAATTCTGTGCCATAAGCACCATCTAAAAAAAGAACTCTTTGATTTAACAATTCAGAAAATTCTTTTCTATTCATCTTATCACCAGCCTATTAAACAGGTTGTTGTTTTTCCTGGAATCATTATACCACTTTCACGAACCATAATTTTATCTGTTAAATTTAGCATTTCAACTATAATTTTATTTACTCTAATATCGATATCCCCATATCCAGGTGAAAAACGCATAGTACCTTTTCCATATTTAGTTCGTAATTTTTGGTCAAATGTATTATTTAATTTTTCAAGAGCTTCAGAAGCCCATGCGTCAAGTAACGTTCCTTCAAGAACTTTATTTCTTTCCATTAAGCTTTCAATTTCTTTATCAATTCTCTCACCTAATGTTGAAAGAAATATAGATAATTTTTTTGAACCAACGAACTTTGAAGGAATTATTTCTTTGGGAACTTTATTTATTTCATATATATTATGCCACAATTGTGGACTTGCAAGTTCAAGACCTTTAAGATATATTTCGGTAACAATTTTATTTAGATTTTCATCATCAATAATTTTTTTATATATACTTCCAGCACGCGCCAGATATATTTGTTTTGAAGGCATGTATTCGCTTTTTTGTGGAATATATTCTTCTATTTCAGAAAAATTCATCGTATCACCTCTACTAATAAATAATAAAATCAATGCTTGTATTAAAGTTTTTATTTATTATAGCATATATATTTTTAAAGATAAAATAACGTATTGTGAGTTATATAAAAACTATTTATTTATTTTGAGATGATATGATATAATATAATTTAATAGAAGTATAAGGTAATTACTACTCTTAGAAGAGGATTTGGAGGTTTTAATGAGAATATTTGAATACGAAAATATAAATGAAATGAGTTTTGAAACTGCAAAAACTGTTTTTAACTTTTATGATTATTACATAAGAAAACAGGGGTATTTTTCTCTGGTCTTAGCGGGGGGCAATACTCCAAAATTACTGTATCAAATTCTGGCATCTGAATATAATTTAAAAATAAACTGGAATGATGTATATATATTTTTTGGTGATGAAAGATATGTGGATAAAGAAAATGAATATAGCAATTATAAAATGGCTTTTGAAACGTTGATTTCAAAAATAGATATTCCCCCAAAAAATATTTTTAGAATAAGAACAGAAATCGAACCTATTGAAAAATGTGTAGAAGATTATGAAAACCAAATATTGAAATTTTTTGAGAAGAAAGATAAAGATGTTTCATTTGATTTAATTCTTTTGGGAATGGGGAATGATGGACATGTTGCCTCAATTTTTCCAGATATTGAAATTTCAAATAATAAGTATATTGATTATGTTATACCAAAAAATGCAAATCCATTAGTTCCAAGAATAACCTTTACATATAATACTATAAATAATAGTAAAAACGTTGTTTTTTTAATTTCTGGAAAAGAAAAAATAAAAGTATTAAATGAAGTTTTTAGAGGGAAAGAATATCCGGTGGGAAATATAAAACCACGTGAGAATTTGATATATTTTATATCTAAGTAATCTTTATTAGTGATTTGAAGGTGTATTATTAAATTTCTATCAAAATATCAATCTAACCTCAGTATATTGGCGAAAAAATGAAGAAAAATTCCTGCAATTAATAAAATAATGAGGCTTTAACAGCCTCATTATTTTAATCCAAAATATTCCAGAATACTGTCTGATATTATTTTAGCGAACAAATCTATATATACACCGGATTTAAAGCTTATTTCTACTGTTGGATTTGAAAGAAATTCAAGTTCAAATAATACTGCCGGGCATTTAGTATATGCCAGTACTGCAAATTCAGCTGCATGTATGGATCTAAAAGGAATGTTATTTTCTTTGATGCGTTTTTTTAATAATTCTGCAAATTTTTTGCTTTCTGGAATTGAATTTTTCTTTTCTATAACTCTTGATTCTATTATATCCTTATTTTTTTTCATGTCGAGGTTTTCTTTCCTTGCGATTTTTCTGGCGTATTTATCGTTTGAAAATGAGAAATAATAAATTTCTGAACCTCGAACACTTCGATTTTCAAGATATGAATTGAGATGTATACTTACAAATAAATCTGCCCCAACATCATTTGCAAATTTTGCACGATTATATAATTCTACAAATTTATCATAGCTTCTTGTGAGATAAACCCTTATATTTTTATTTTTTAATAATTCCTGTGTTTTTAATGCAACCTTTAAAGCGACATCTTTTTCTTTCGTTCCAAGATATCCAAGAGCACCAGGATCAAAGTCTCCATGTCCGGGATCTAAAACCACTATAGGTGCAGTGAATTTTTCTGTTAATTCTATATCAAGAATAATTCTTCCGTTTTCTGTGATTTTGGTATATTTTTTTGCTTCGGCACCAAGTATTATGGTTACCCATATTTCTTTTTTAGAATGTTGCATGGCTTTTATCTGTTTTAGGAATTTATTGTTATATGTTTTTGAAAAGGAAACTTCAGGAATCTCAGCACCATATATTTTTATTAAATATCCCGGTGCAGATGTGAGCGAATATACTTCATATTTTTCCGGTTTCATTGAAAATTCCATAATAACACGCAATCTTTCATTCATTAAAAAGCCGTCTATACTTTTTAATTTTGCAAGGTTGTAATTTAAATAATAACCCTTTGAATTAGTAAAATATTCAAGATTTGCAATTTGGGCTAATGTGCTTAATTCAACATAATAATTTTTATTTATATATTTAAAATTATTTTTGTCTAGTGTTAGTGATTCAGAAGAATTCAATATGGCAATTTGTGCATTTGGAAATACAACTGCTGACCATGTATCCTGAAATTTTATTATTAATAGATTTTCAGATGTAGAAATTACGTCGTATTCAAGATGTTTTAAATAAGAAACATTGAGGAAAATCTTTCCATTTTCCTCAATGTAATTAAGTCTATCTACTTTTTTCCATTGTAAAAACAAGTCTTTTGAAAATAATTGTATTGAAAATATAATTATTAGGAAAATTAAAAGAGGTAATTTTTTATTATAATTCATGCATTACTCGCCACCCATATAGTTTTTATCTATTTCAACATGTGCAAACTTCATTCCTGGTAAAAAGATCATAGGATTTACGCTCTTTTCATCAAGTGTTCTTACTTCAAAATGAACATGAGGACCTGTGGATATTCCTGTACTTCCAACTCTTCCAATTAATTCACCCTTTTTAACAATTATTCCAGGAACAACATCCGCTCTGGACATGTGTGCAAATATATAATAATGTTTTCCAGCCTTTATTTTTACATATATTCCATAACCTTTATCTTTTTTTACTTCTACAACCTTTCCGGTTATAGAAGAAAATATAGGTAATCCTTCGCTTAAAGCTATATCTATTCCACTATGAAATCTTTTTTCGTGGTAAATTGGATGTATTCTCCAACCGTAAGGTGAGGTTAATTCTCCCCATACAGGCCATGAAACAGTAACCTTTTTATTGTAGGATAATCCAAGATAATTGTAAGGTATTAATAATTTCTGACCTACATATATTTTTTCTGGATTTGTTATATGATTGTATTTTATTAAGAGATTTAAGTCTGTAAACATCGATTTGGCAATATATGAAAGATTATCACCAGATTTTACTGTATATATAAAAACAGGTTCTTCCGGGATTTTAATTTTTTGTCCTGGATATATATATTTCTTATAAGCGAGTTCGGGATTATAATCAACAATTAATGATAAGGGAATATTATGTTTATATGCAATTAGTTCTAGAGAATCGCCAGATTTTACTGTGTATGTGTATGTATTAACAGAAAATATAGTTGTAATTAATAATGTTAAAATAATTAAAAAAATCCGATTTTTCATTATTTTCCTCCCAACAACTCTACGATTTTATCTGCTATTTCATAATTTGGAAGAACAAAATCTGCATAATTTTCTTCGACAACAGCTTTAGGCATTCCATATACTACGCAGGTTTCTTTTGATTCAGCAATTATTTTTCCGCCATAATGTTTAATTTTAAATGCACCTTTTGCACCATCTTTACCCATTCCTGTTAATACTGCGGCAATTATATTTGATTTATAAATTTCTGCGGCAAGATCAAATGTAAAATCTGCAGCAGGTCTAACATTATTTATTTTATCTGATTGATCAAGGAATGTATATACCTTGCTTCCGGAAGCTTTTAAACCAAGATGGTAATTTCCAGGTGCAATATATACAGTATCTGGTTTTAATTCTTCATTGTCTTCAGCTTCTTTTACATGCAATTCGGAAATCTTATCCAATCTTTTTGCGAGAGAATTGGTAAATCCTGGAGGCATGTGCTGAACAACAACCACCGGAACATTTATCCCTTTTGGTAAGTTAGGAATAATTGTATCTAATGATCTTGGGCCACCAGTAGAAGAAGCAATTAAAACAATCTTTTGTCCTCTTAACATTGTTGATATTCTTGGTTTTTTAGGTTTGATCCTTCTCATAGTCATTTTAGTCACATCAACCTTTGCAGCATTTCTTATTTTTTCCAATAATTCGTCAGCAACAGTCCTGAATGTCCATGAAACGCTTCCGGCAGGTTTTTGTATAAAATCTACAGCGCCATTTTCCAGTGCTTCAATTGTAATTTCAGAATCCTTTGAAGTTAAACTACTAACCATTATAATAGGTGTAGGTCTTTTTTTCATAATTATTTTTACAGCTTCAAGACCGTTTAATTCCGGCATTTCGACATCCATTGTAATTACATCTGGTTTTAATTGAATAGCCTTTTCAACACCTTCAAGACCTGTTTTGGCTATTCCAACGACCTTCATATCCTTTTGTTTTTCAATAATGTCTTTTAAAACCATTCTCATGAATCCAGAATCGTCTACTATTAATATTTTAATTACTTTATCATCCATTGTTATCCCTCCCTTTTTTCAGGATGCTGCCGATAATTATAAATAAAATGAATAGTATACCTATAATTATACCATATTTGGGAGGCCAATTAAACATTTTGCCACCGAATATTACAGCTGCAACAACAATAGAAAAAGTAGCTGCGATTAATACCGCAGCTGCTCCTAAATCTTTTATAATACCAACAATTGCATTATATTCTGGATGCATTAAATCCATCATTTTTTCTACAAGTGTATTAATTGTTTCAAGGATAAGTACCATGAATATTGCCAGAGATATCCATAGTATCTGACTTTCATCAAGATTTAATATAATAGCCAATATAAAAGCCAATAATGCAAATGTAGTTTGTATTTTGAAATTTCTTTGGGTTGTAAAAACTTCAAATAATCCCTGGATAGCAAATTTTAAACTTTTTGAAAATTTTCTCATTAAAAACCTCTTCCTACTGAATGTCCGTTATTTTTTATTTCATATTTCTTTTCGACGAATTCATATCCAATCTTTAATGCTTTTTCATCTATTTCATAAAATCTCTCATTAACTCTCTTTTTCATTACTTCTACTAATGTATCAAGGCTAACAATGCCACAATTTTTAGCAATTGCCCCTAAACCTATCATATTAGCAACATTTGAATTGCCTAATTTTTCATAAGCTAATTTTGAAGCAGGAATTGGGATAATCTTTTTTGTTACCCTTGCAACAGTTTGAGGTAATGCTTTTATATATGAGCTGTCGTAGAATATGATACCATTATTTTTAACTTTTGAAAGATGAGAGAATGCAATATCATGCATTAAGTATAATACATCAAATGTTTCAGCTTTAGGGTAATCTATGGTTTCTTCAGAAAAAAGAACGTCACAAAATGATAAACCTCCCCTAACCTGAGCACCATAGTGTTGAGATTGAACAACCCAATACCCTTCTTTAACCAATGATTCAGCAAGTATTAATCCCATTAAAATATTACCCTGACCGCCCATACCGCTAATTCTTATGCTTGAAGGTTCTCTTAATTTCATTTAGCAACACCACCTAATTTAGCAGAGATTTCTGCGTATAAGTCTAAATAGGTTTTTTTAGCATCATCTTTATGGAATTCTCCAATTACTATTTTTCCTTCCAATTCTTCTTTTGACATATCTTTTGCTTTGTTTATTGTAATAGCATTATTTTTAAAGTAGTCCATAAACTGTGTTGGTTTTGACATTCCATTATATCTTCCATAGTAAGTATGACAATTTGATACTATTTCAACAACAGACATACCTTTGTGTTTTATAGCATTTTCTATATATTTAACGCTTTGCATGTAATGATATACTGTACTTCTTGCAACATAGGTAGCACCAGAAGCAATAGCCATTTGAACAGGATCAAAAGAGCGCTCAACATTTCCATATGGTGCTGTTGAAGCAGTTGCTTCATGAGGAGTGGTTGGTGAATATTGACCACCTGTCATGCCGTATATTGTATTATTAAATAGTATTACTGTTAGATTCATATTTCTTCTACAGGCGTGTATAAAATGATTTCCACCAATAGCGAGCATATCACCATCTCCACCCATTACAACAACTTCGAGATCAGGCCTTGCAAGCTTTACACCTGTAGCAAATGGAATAGCTCTTCCGTGTAATGTGTGAAGAGTATTAAAATCTAAATATCCTGTAACTCTTGAAGAACAACCAATACCAGAAACAACAGCAACCTTATTTTTATCAAGGTTTAAATTAGCAGCTGCTTCAATAAAAGATTTCATAATTATACCATTTCCGCAGCCTGGACACCATACATTTGGAAGTCTATCTTTTCTGAGATACTGAAAATACTTTTGAGTAGGCATGCCGCACCTCCGATTTATTTTAATTGGAATAGCCTGTATTCAATATTTGAAAGTTTAAAAAATAATTTTGTTAATGAATCTGGATAATCTCCACCATATATTACACGCTTAATACCGGCGTTTATTATAAGCCTTGCGCAAACAGAACATGGTTGATGAGTTACATATATTGTTGCACCGTCAGTTGAAATTCCGAATTTTGCTGCCTGCATTAAAGCATTTTGTTCAGCGTGTAATCCATAACATATTTCCTGATGTTCACCGCTTTTTATATTTAATTCATCTCTGATACAGGTAATTTGATCACAGTGAGGAAAACCTGATGGTGGCTGGTTGTAGCCTGTTGCCAATACGCGTTTATCCTTTACTATTACAGCTCCAACCTTTCTATGGGTACACGATGATCTCTCACTAACAAGAAAAGCTATTTTCATAAAATAAATGTCCCAATCTTCAATATTTTTCTTTTCAGGAAAACTTATTTCCAATAATTTATTTTTTTTTATATATTCATCTACCCTATCCCTTAAACTCATAATATATTTTCCCTCACTTCCAGTATTTTTTCAAATACCATTTTAGATAAATCCAGGCCTTTTTCGTTTAATCTGACGTAATCATCAACAATAATCATATCAGATACCTCAGTACTCAAATTTTTGATGAATTTTAAAAATAAATCTCCGTATTTTTTTTCTAAATTTTTAACGCTTATTCCTTTTATAAGTCTTAATCCCATAAATAATTCTTCTGTTAATTCATTTAAAGGTTCATTTTGAACATAATAATCATATGGAATTTCATTGTTTGCTAATTTTTCCATATAGTCTTTCAATATCCATGTTTTTGTATATCTTATATTGCCAATATGACCACCGGCAGAAATTCCAAAACCATGATAATTTTCGTTATTCCAGTATTTTAGATTATGTTTACATTCAAAATTATTTTTTGCCCAATTGGAAATTTCATAACGTTGATAACCTACTTTTGAAAGTTCAGAAATAACAAAATCATAACCTTCTTCTATAAATGCATCATCAGGTAATGAAAGTTTTCCTTTGTTTAGTAAACTCCGAAGTGGAGTTTCATGATCGCTATCAAAAATATAATATGAGACATGATCAGGCTGCATTTTTTCTATATATTTAATATTTTCTTCTAAACTTTTCCAGTTATCTCCTGGTAATCCTAAGATAAAATCAAAATTTATATTTGAAAAATACCTTCTAGCAAGATAATACTTTTCCTGTATAACTTCGTTGTTGTATTTTCTATTCATTCTTTTTAAGATTTCATTATCAAAAGTTTGCACACCAATACTCAGTCTATTTATACCAAGTGAGAAATATGTATGTAATAATTCTTCAGTAAGAATTTCAGGATTGCTTTCAATAGTTATTTCGTCAGGTTGAAAATTGAAAGAATCTGATAATTTTTTAAATAATTTTTCTATATTTTTTATATCAACATAAGTAGGTGTTCCACCGCCTAAAAAAAGAGTTTCGATTTTCAGATTTTTGTCCTTATATAAATCTATTTCCTTAAAAAGCGATTCAAAATATCTATCCTGAATATTTAAATTTGTTGTCATGGGATAATCACAATATAAACATTTTGATTTGCAAAATGGAATATGTATATATAATCCAATTTTATTAGTATTCAATGAAGAAACACCATCCATTATTGGTTATTATTATGCTTAAAGGATTTTTAATATCGTTTTTGCTTAGATACAATAAGAACCCAGCATCTTCGGACATCTTCATCTGCATGCCAATATAATATTCGCTTTTATCTATTTTAAATGGTGATTGAAATGTGAAATAAGGATAATAATTATTTTCAGAATATAAAACTCCGTATCCCCAAAATCCAGAAAAATACTTGTTTTCTAATATTCCAACAGGTAAACTCAGCGAAATACCTAAAGAGGATTCACCTAGAATAAAAGGTATTTTCATGTATCTTTGTGCATATACTGAGTAATTTGACACAGAAAAATCTGTATTTTTATATTTGAAACTATTTGAATATGTGGTGAGCTTTAATATAGTAGCTGCTAATATGTTAGAAGAAGAAAGATTACGTGTTTCACTTCCGTTTTTAAATACTGAATTGTATGAATATGAGAAGCTTTTCATTGCCAGTTGATTGGAGTATTTTTTTATAGAATAAAAAATTTCTGGAGAATTGTTTTCTATATCGTATTTTATTCCAAAATCAAAAATTCTTTCGCCGATTTTTAATTTTATTTTTTTAAAGAATATTTTTTGATATGTATAAAATTCTTTGGAGCCAGTATAATATGTTCCAAGTGTTGGAAAGTGTAAATCGTAAGAGAATGGATATTTTCCTGATATTCCAAGATTTTGATTTTTAGTACTCCAAAACGGTATTTTTAATTCGAGATAATTATTGGTTATTTCATAATTAATGGAAAATGAAGTGATAAATAACAATAGTAAAAGAGAGATTAAAATATTTTTTTTCATGAGGCACCTCCTGATATAATAAATTTTAAAATTCTCCACCAAGAAGAATTATATCACAATTTTAATTTTCATATTAGCAAATTTGAAAAACTTTTCTGATATAATATAGAAAATTTTCATTGTTGTAATAGACGGAGGTGAAGTTATGTATAATCCTGAATTGATAAGAAATATCAGTATTATAGCGCATATAGATCATGGTAAAACAACATTGGTTGATAGAATACTTGAAATAACAAAAAGCATTGATAATCGTAAAATGCATGACCAATATCTTGATATGATGGATATTGAACAGGAAAGAGGTATTACAATAAAAGCACAACCTGTTAAAATTATGTATCCAGCTAAAGATGGAAATACCTATGAAATAAATATTATAGATACACCGGGGCATGTTGATTTTACATATGAGGTTTCAAGAAGTCTTGCAGCATGTGAAGGAGCAGTGTTGCTCGTTGATGCATCTCAGGGGGTAGAAGCACAAACAGTTGCAAATACATATCTTGCAATAGAAAATGATCTTGAAATTATTCCTGCGGTCAATAAAATCGATTTGCCAAATGCCAATGTTGAAGAGACATTGGCTGAAATAGAAGATTTAATAGGTATTTCAGCAGATGACGCGTTAAAGGTGTCCGGAAAAACAGGTGAAGGTGTTGAAGAGCTACTTGAAGAGATTATAAAGAGAATTCCAGCTCCTACCTCCAAAGGAACAAGTGAAGATAAGTTAAAGGCTTTGATATTTGATGCAAAGTATGATAAATATAGAGGAGTAATCATATATACGAGAATATATGGAGGAACAGTTAAAACTGGCGATAAAATAATGACTATGTCAAATAAAGAAACATATGAAGTTGTTGAAGTTGGAATATTCCATCCCGAAATGCAAAAAACAGATTCATTATCTGCTGGTGAAGTTGGATATATAATCGCAGGAATCAAAGAGGTTGAGCTTGCACGTGTAGGTGATACCATAACAAGTGCAACAGATCCAATAGATGAACCATTGCCAGGATATAAAGAAGTGAAACCTATGGTATATGCCGGTATATATCCTGGTGTTCCAGATTATTATGAAGAATTAAGAAAAGCGCTTGATAAACTAAAATTAAATGACGCTGCTTTAACCTTTAATCCTGAACATTCACCTGCGCTTGGATTTGGTTTTAGATGTGGTTTTCTTGGATTATTACATATGGATGTTGTAAGAGAAAGAATAGAAAGAGAATTTGAATTAGCCATTATATTAACAGCTCCAAATGTTGTTTATAAGGCTAAATTGAAAAATGGCGAAGAAATAGAAATTCATGATCCAACACAATTTCCTGATCAGGATTTATTGGAAGAAGTATATGAACCATATGTAAAACTTGATATTATTACACCAACAGAATATATGGGCGGTTTAATGGGTGTAGTTCAAAATGAAAAACGAGGAGAATTTGTTTCTGTATCAAATGCTGGTAAAGATAGGGTAGTTATGCATTTTGAAGTTCCACTTGGCGAAATAATCTTTGATTTCTTTGATAGAATGAAAGCGATTAGCCGCGGATATGCTTCAATGGATTATGAATTAATAGGATTTAGAAAATCTGATTTATTAAAGGTTACAATACTTGTTAATAGAGAGCCAGTTGAAGCGTTGTCGTTTATTGCACATAGAAGTAAATTATATGAAATGTCGAAGAAAATGGTAGAAAAATTAAAGGATCTCATCCCAAAACATCAGTTTGAAATTCCAATACAGGCAAAAGCAGATGGAAGAATTATTGCAAGATCCACAATTAAAGCATATAGGAAAGATGTTCTTGCAAAGTGTTATGGTGGAGATATAACAAGAAAGATGAAATTGCTTGAAAAACAAAAAGAAGGTAAGAAAAGAATGCGCCAAATTGGTAGGGTAACAATACCTCAAAATGCATTTCTTGCAATTTTGAAAATAAATGAGGAAGAAAAATAAATTTTCCCCCTTCAGGATAATGAAGGGGGATTTTTTAAACAAATATCAATAGCTTTTTCTAATAAAAGATCTTCTTCTGGTTCTCTGATATTTTCATATATTATACCAAAATCAGGATCTTCGATTTTTATGTTTGGTTCAAAACCTTTTCCTGAAATATTTTCGCCATTTAAAGATATATATTGTCCTACAGGTATTATTATTTTTCTATTTTCATCAAGAGAAAATGTATTTAAAATTTCAGATTTTCCATAAGTTCTTTCGCCAATAACAGTTGCAAGGTTATTATCCCTGAGATATAATCCAACCAATTCAGAAGCTGAAGCGCTAAATCTGTTTACAATTACAACTATTTTTTTATTATTTAATTCTTTTCTGTATTTGATATTTTGAATTCGACTGAGCATATAATAATTATTTTTAAGTTTTATATTATAAAATACATTTTGAGGAGATAAAAGCGAAAGGACTTTTTGAGCTTCATTTAAAGAACCACCATGATTATTTCTTAAGTCAATAATTATATTGTCGATTTTTCTTTCAATTGCAAGATTAATATAATCATTAAATCCTTCAAATAATCCTTCACCAAAATAGTTTATTTTTATTATCAAAAATTTTTTTTCTTTTTCTTTAATGACCTTTGTATCCATCATTTTATAAAAACCCGTCCTTTTTGAAAAGGAAATGTTAAATGTTTCTCGATTTTTGTTTAAAACAGTTATTGTAAAATTTTCCGTGTTTTCGAATGAGGGAATATCATCTCTTCTAACATCTTTGCCGTTAATTGCTATTATATAATCTCCTGAACGCAAACCTTCTTTATAAACCTTTGAACCGAAAAAGACCTCTGATACCTCTACTGCCTGTTTTTTAAAATTATATTTTCCTGTAAAACCCAGTTTATATGCATAATCTGATGCGAGATCAACATAATCTTTATTGGATTTTATAAAATCGCTATATTTTGTATGAAGTCCCTGTATAGCATTATATAACATATCGTCAATTTCTTCATCTGTTAATTCTGGATAGTAGTTGTTTTTTATGCAATTGTACATTTTTCCAAATATATTAGATTCATGTAGTTTAAGTTTATATTCTGTATTTAGCCATATAAGGTAGAATATTGCAGCAACGATTAAAAGATTTAAAATAAATTTTGTTTTTCCCATAGTATTCCTCCTTGTAAAAGATTATAGTAAATAAATAATAAGTGCCCAATAAATATGATCGGATCTTTTTATAATATAATACATCAAAAGAAAAAATACAAAGGAATATATATATCCTGTGAATAAAACATTATTAAATGAAAAATAAAATGAACTGTTTGTAAGTTTCAATCCATTTACAAATAATGATGCAAAGAAAGCTATTAAGAA
This is a stretch of genomic DNA from Marinitoga piezophila KA3. It encodes these proteins:
- a CDS encoding protein-glutamate methylesterase/protein-glutamine glutaminase codes for the protein MDDKVIKILIVDDSGFMRMVLKDIIEKQKDMKVVGIAKTGLEGVEKAIQLKPDVITMDVEMPELNGLEAVKIIMKKRPTPIIMVSSLTSKDSEITIEALENGAVDFIQKPAGSVSWTFRTVADELLEKIRNAAKVDVTKMTMRRIKPKKPRISTMLRGQKIVLIASSTGGPRSLDTIIPNLPKGINVPVVVVQHMPPGFTNSLAKRLDKISELHVKEAEDNEELKPDTVYIAPGNYHLGLKASGSKVYTFLDQSDKINNVRPAADFTFDLAAEIYKSNIIAAVLTGMGKDGAKGAFKIKHYGGKIIAESKETCVVYGMPKAVVEENYADFVLPNYEIADKIVELLGGK
- a CDS encoding diacylglycerol kinase family protein, which codes for MRKFSKSLKFAIQGLFEVFTTQRNFKIQTTFALLAFILAIILNLDESQILWISLAIFMVLILETINTLVEKMMDLMHPEYNAIVGIIKDLGAAAVLIAATFSIVVAAVIFGGKMFNWPPKYGIIIGILFILFIIIGSILKKGRDNNG
- a CDS encoding 2-oxoacid:acceptor oxidoreductase family protein; this translates as MKLREPSSIRISGMGGQGNILMGLILAESLVKEGYWVVQSQHYGAQVRGGLSFCDVLFSEETIDYPKAETFDVLYLMHDIAFSHLSKVKNNGIIFYDSSYIKALPQTVARVTKKIIPIPASKLAYEKLGNSNVANMIGLGAIAKNCGIVSLDTLVEVMKKRVNERFYEIDEKALKIGYEFVEKKYEIKNNGHSVGRGF
- a CDS encoding 2-oxoacid:ferredoxin oxidoreductase subunit beta, with protein sequence MPTQKYFQYLRKDRLPNVWCPGCGNGIIMKSFIEAAANLNLDKNKVAVVSGIGCSSRVTGYLDFNTLHTLHGRAIPFATGVKLARPDLEVVVMGGDGDMLAIGGNHFIHACRRNMNLTVILFNNTIYGMTGGQYSPTTPHEATASTAPYGNVERSFDPVQMAIASGATYVARSTVYHYMQSVKYIENAIKHKGMSVVEIVSNCHTYYGRYNGMSKPTQFMDYFKNNAITINKAKDMSKEELEGKIVIGEFHKDDAKKTYLDLYAEISAKLGGVAK
- a CDS encoding deoxycytidylate deaminase; amino-acid sequence: MSLRDRVDEYIKKNKLLEISFPEKKNIEDWDIYFMKIAFLVSERSSCTHRKVGAVIVKDKRVLATGYNQPPSGFPHCDQITCIRDELNIKSGEHQEICYGLHAEQNALMQAAKFGISTDGATIYVTHQPCSVCARLIINAGIKRVIYGGDYPDSLTKLFFKLSNIEYRLFQLK
- the hemW gene encoding radical SAM family heme chaperone HemW, which produces MNTNKIGLYIHIPFCKSKCLYCDYPMTTNLNIQDRYFESLFKEIDLYKDKNLKIETLFLGGGTPTYVDIKNIEKLFKKLSDSFNFQPDEITIESNPEILTEELLHTYFSLGINRLSIGVQTFDNEILKRMNRKYNNEVIQEKYYLARRYFSNINFDFILGLPGDNWKSLEENIKYIEKMQPDHVSYYIFDSDHETPLRSLLNKGKLSLPDDAFIEEGYDFVISELSKVGYQRYEISNWAKNNFECKHNLKYWNNENYHGFGISAGGHIGNIRYTKTWILKDYMEKLANNEIPYDYYVQNEPLNELTEELFMGLRLIKGISVKNLEKKYGDLFLKFIKNLSTEVSDMIIVDDYVRLNEKGLDLSKMVFEKILEVRENIL